The Pseudomonadota bacterium region TGGCATACAGATTATTTCCCTGGGCGGCCTTACCCGCTTTACTGGTAGCTCTTTTTGGTTCGACTACTGTGGCCATCGAAATCCCCTGGTTTTTCATGGGAGGCCGCATCGGTCTCGATGACTTAGGTAAAACCTTTTTGCTGTTCACCTCTTTTCTCTGGCTGGTATCAGGATTATTCGGCCGGGAATACCTGGCGGACGACACCAAACGTTTCCGTTTCCAGATCTTTTATCTCCTGGCGATGAGTGGTAATTTCGGGCTCATCCTTGCCCAGGACATGCTGAGCTTTTATCTGTTTTTCACCCTGATGAGCTTTGCCGCCTACGTGCTGATTATCCATGATGGCAGCGACAAAGCCCGCCGTGCAGGCCGGATCTATCTCTGGCTGGTGGTGGTGGGCGAGGTCATCCTCTTTACCGGCATGATCATTCTTGCACAAACTTCCTCAAGCATGGCTTTCAGCAAAATAGATAAAGACCTCTCCGGGATTATTCTGCTTGCACTCCTTTTCCTGGGATTCGGAATCAAAGCCGGCGCCTTGCCGCTTCATTTCTGGCTGCCGGTGGCCCATCCTGCCGCACCTTCCCCGGCCAGTGCAGTCTTAAGCGGCACAATGATCAAAGCCGGCCTCCTGGGCTGGCTCCGCTTCCTCCCGGTGGGCAGCACAAACCTCACAGAAGGGGGAATATTCTTTCTGATCGCCGGACTTCTTGCGGCATTCTATGGTATTACCGCAGGTTTCTTCCGAAACAATCCGAAAACCGTGCTGGCCTATTCCAGCATCAGCCAGATGGGACTGATGACAGTCATCGTCGGCAGCGGCATGATCCTCCCCCAGATCTGGCCGAAGGCAGTAACCGCTGCATCACTGTATGCCTTCCATCATTGCCTGGCCAAAGGCAGTCTTTTTCTTGCAACAGGTGTGGCAAAGAATGGCTGGAATAGAGGAATTCCGGCATGGTTGTTTCGCGCCGGCCTCATCCTGCCGTCCCTGGCCCTTGCCGGTATGCCGTTCACCAGCGGCGCAATAGCCAAGTCGGCATTGAAAAGTATAACCACCAATCTTCCCGAACCATGGCATGAAGTATGCTCTATTCTGTTACCGCTGGCCGCCGTCGGTACCATGGCGCTGCTCGTACATTTCCTCAGACTCACCTGGCAGCCATCCAGGCAAGACAATAGGCATGGCCAGGGACTTCGCAGGGCGTGGATGTTCAATCTGGCCGGCGTCGCTGTCACCCTGTGGCTATGGCCCGGCTCAGAAACAGCGGCACGCCATTCCCTTACTCCGGGCACGGTGATTCACGGCCTCTGGACTGTGGCGGCAGGCTGTCTGCTGGCTTTCGCCTTAACAAGACTGATCAGACAGCGCCCAACTGCTCAAGAAAGCCATCCCGGGGTTGATTCCTTCCCGCAGAAAATTTTCAAAAAACTCTTCCTGCATTGCTTTCCGGACAGATCAGCGCGGGGGCAACATGGGGATTTATCGAAGTACAAAGTAGATGGGAGAAACACCAGGTTTCAAGTAATTGAAGTGCAGTTGGGGAAAATTGAGAAAATTTTCGGAAGATGGACAATCAGCGGTTTATTTTTTCTGATGATCAGCATCCTGATCATCTTATCGCTGAGGTCCTGAAAGGATCAAATTTCCCGGCTCTATGCTGCAGACGGGAAGAAAAACCATATCAGGCCAGAAGTGAAATCCACATTCTCACCGCTGCAAGTCCGATCAAGACGGCAAGAATCAACCGCAATCCCTTCACCGGAAGCCCCCGGCTTACGTAAGCACCGATGGTTGAAGCCGGGATAACGGTCAAGGCAATGGGAAGAGCGAGAAACCACTCAATCTGTCCGGTTGCCGCCTTGCCGATAAAACCCGCAAGTGACGAAAGAAAAACAATTGCCAGATTGCTGCCGATTGCAATTCTTGTTGGGATCCGCACGTAAGAAGTCATCAGCGGAATTAATATAAACGAGCCGCCCTGCCCCACCAGACCGCCAAGCAAACCTACTCCCGAGGAAGCAAGAACCGCCCTGATCCTGGAAAACGAGAGATCATCCACATCAGGTCGTTCGGTGTCTAGTTTGACCGGAATTATCATCAAAAATGCTGCAATGCCGGCAAGGCATGAAAAAATAAAAAGCAGAATGTCGTTTGACACGAAGCGGGACCCGGCACCGCCCAGCACCGCCATAACAAATATACTCACTCCCATATAGAGAGTGAGCTGGCCTGAAACAAAATGAAATTTCTTGTGAATCAACGACCCGAAGAGGCAGCTAAGCAGACCCTGCACAATGGTCAGACCGGCAACAACCTGCATGGCAAGCGGCTCAAAACCAAAAATTGGCGGAACAAACAGCAGCAGCGGGGCCATGACGATTCCCCCGCCAATACCAAGAAGTCCGGACAAAAATCCGGCGATCATCCCTAATGCAGAAAGCAAAAAAAATAAATTCACGGCGGTCCATTCATCAATTCTATTAATTACAGTAAATCCATAGGCAATAACTATATTGTACAAAATAAATGTTATCAACAACTAAAATATATTTTCCTCACTAAAAGTGAACTACTCCGGTGCAAGCCGCAGGGAATTAGAGAAAAATCGCTAACTACATTGGATATTTTCAAAATTTTACAGTATGTATACTTGGTATTTCATGTATGCTCAAAAGTCCCTTGCCAGCTATCTGTGTCTTTCAGGAGAATCCACATGCCGCGGAGTAAACGCTTTGATAGATATAACCCGTTTTTTTTGACCCTGCTTTCCTTCTTTTTCCTCTCTTGGTGCTTAACCTCTCCGGCTTATTCAAATGAGCTTGATCGATTTGCCGGCAAACAGGGAAACATTACGATAAGCGGCGGCACGGCCCATATACCGGTAATGACCGAACTTGCCAGAAAAGTGCGCGACTTCAACCCTAAGATCTATATCACCGTTCATGGAGGAGGTTCGGCCAATGGCATTAAGCAGGTGGGACAGGGCATGGCTGATATCGGCAATAGCGGCCGCCCCCTCAATGACCATGAAAGGCAACAATACAATCTCAGAGAAATTCCTTTTGCCATTGATGGAATTGCGCCGATTGTGCATCCCTCAAACCCGGTGTCAAATATTTCAAGTGCCTCGATACGGAAGATTTTTTCCGGAGAAATCACGAACTGGCGTGAAATAGGCGGCGAAGACCAGCCAATCATCCTTTACGGACGTGAAGCTGCAAGCGGTACGCGAGATATTTTCTGGAAGAAAATGCTCCTTAATGGCTCCTTTTCTCCTGAAACACGCATCGTCGATTCAAACAACGCCATGAAAATCGTTGTGTCCTGGGAAAAATATGCTATTGGATACTTAAGCATAGGCCATATCGACATGGATAAAGTTAAACCGCTGATCACCGATGATATCCAACCAAATCAGACCAATGCAATGCTTGGCAAATATACGATCGTAAGAAAACTTTATATGAATATCTCGGAAAATCCTACGGAACTCACCCGTCTGTTTGTTGAATATGTGTTAGGACCGGCAGGTCATGATGCGATAAAAGCTTCCGGGTATATCCCGCTTCACTGACTTATGAAATATCCCTGGAAAAGATTATGGATAACAAGCCTACCTCAAAATTAACCATTATAATAATCATGCCGATTATCGTCCTGCTCGAAATCATGGGCGGCTGCATGTATTATTATCTGCAGCAAAACACCAATTCATTTATCAAATACCGGATAACCAGAGAAGCGGAAAGACACCACAATGATATTTACTCACTGATCACCGATCACTATAACCAGCTCTTAATCCACGAACCGACTTTGGATGCTGCCAAAATACATCAGGCTGAAACGATCAGCGAACTTGAGATCTACTTCAGCCTCAATGGATTAACCGGGCAGATTTTTGAAAATAGCTCCCTGCTGTATTCCATTAACGGGCCTGTTTCAAAGCCGGGTTATCCAGAAAATTATGCACAAACCTATTCGGAATATTATTCAGAGACACTATTTGCTCCGTGGAACTGGGAAATCAGCGTAATAGAGAATCCCGCCAATTATCAACGCCTCAGAGAGAGGATTACCCAGGGTCTGTACCTGCTTTTTGCCTCTTACACCATTCTGGCAATAGCCATTATTGTTCTGCTCTGGCGCCTTGTGCTCATCCCCCTGAAACAGATCATTACTCCTTTACGCAACAACCAGCTTCCACAATATAAAGGCATAGATGAATTTGAATTTTTAAGTAATACCATTGCCAGTGATATTCAAAAAAGACAGGAGGTCGAAGAACGGCTCATCCATCATCAAGTGAATCTCGAAAAAACCGTTTCCCAGCGAACCCAGGAGCTTGAAGAGGAAATCCTTTGCCGGGAAGAACTTCTCAAAACGCTCAAGAGCCGCGACGCACAACTTGCAGTCTCCCAGACCGTTGCCCGCCTTGGAAGCTGGGAATGGGACATTCTTTCCAACAAAGTGACATTCTCTGAAGAACTTTTCCGCCTCCTGGGTTTAAATTCCGATGACGACGTACCCACTTATGATGGCCTGCTTCAGAGGGTCCATGCCGATGACCGCGATGGTTTTGCTCAGGAAATAAAACGAGCTCTGCATGAAAAACAATCGTACCGGATGGATGTAAAGATGGTCCGAGCCGATGGCACCCAGTGGATAATGGAAGGCAGGGGTTCGGTGACCACCGACGACCAAGGGTCGCCGCTGATGCTCACCAGCACCGCTCAGGATATTACCGAGAGAAAACTCATGCGCGATGCCTTGCATAAAAAACAAAAATCCGAGGCAATCGGCACCCTGTCCGCAGGTATCGCCCATGACTTCAATAATGTCTTGAACATGATCTACGGATATCTTGAGGTCATTAATAATAATATCTCGAAAACCGATGCCAACTACGAAAACTTTCAAGGCATCACTTTGTCCTGCAATCGTGCCTCAGAACTGGTCAAACAAATCCTCATCTATTCAAGACATGATGAGCAGGACAAACGCCCGGTTCTCCTGCAGCCGATAATTGCCGAAACCCTGCAACTTCATGAAATATCAGTCCCCGACAATATTGAATTCCAGATTCACGTTGATTCGAGCTGCAGAGCGATTGACGCCAACGTCACCCAGATTCAACAAGTATGCCTGAACCTGCTGCAGAATGCCTGCCAGGCCATGGCAACAAACGGCGGGATCCTCCGAATCGAATTATCGGAAGTTGAAATCACCAATTCCTTGACCATTACAAATCCCAGATTAATACAGGGAGAAACATACGCAAGACTCACGGTGAGCGATACCGGCCAGGGGATGGACAATGACACCCTTGAAAAAATATTCAACCCCTACTTCACTACTAAAACTTTCAGCCTGGGAACAGGCCTGGGACTGGCCATAACCCATGGCATTATCGAAAATAATCATGGCGCAATCATCGTTGAAAGCGCCCCGGGAAAAGGTTCGACTTTTCATGTTTTCCTGCCTCTTTCCAAGCAGCCGCTGGAACTGGAAAAACTCACTTCAGCAGCCAGGCCAATGGAAGCGTCGGACTCAAAGCACATCTTGTTCATAGACGATGAAAAGCTCAACACCCAGGTGTGGAGTATTGCCTTGACTCAGGCAGGGTTTCAGGTCACAACCGAAACTGATGCCAGAAATGCCTTGCGCCTGTTTAAGGCTGCACCGGACCATTTCGACATAGTAATAACCGATCAGAGAATGCCAGAACTTACCGGGATTGAACTTGCCGGAGAACTCATAAAAATCCGCGCAGATTTACCGATCATCCTTACTTCAGGATGGGACGATTCCATGGATTTCGAAAAAGTTAAAAATGTGAAAGGGATTCGCAAGGTAATTTCCAAGCCGCATACCATGGATGTTCTTCTGCAGGCAATATCTTCCTGCCTGGAATAATCGATTCAACATAGAATTAATTGGTATAAGGTGATTGAGGGGCGATGCTGTTTTACTGCAGTTACACCTGCAACCATGTCAAGGGCAGGAGTGAAGGGAAGAAAACATATGAGTTCACCTCCGACATATGAACTTGATCATATCCTGTTCATCACAAAGCCGGCAAGTTCGTTTCCGGTTCGGTAATCAATATCCAGGAATGACATGCCTATATTGAATTTATCTTCAGAAGAGGGTTCAACCCGCACAACCGTGCTGGCAAAAAGCTGCTGTTTTTCATCCTGAAGGGTGAACTGAGTCAGTAATCTCGTACCAGGGGAAATATTGTCGCTGCTTTCAACCATCATCCCCCCCCTGCTGATATCTCTGCATTGAGCAGCATGCATGATATCATCGTTGAATCGCTGCTCTTTAAGTTTGATATCTCCATGGCAGTCAACACGAACATAGCGTCGTTTGTCTCCGGAAAAAAGAACTATCCTGTTCTTTCCGGCGGCTTTGGCGCTGTACAGAGCGGAATCGGCAGCCTCGACCAGCCTTTGTGGTGCCGTTGTATCATAGGGATATGAAGCAAGCCCCCCGCTTATGGTAACCTTAAGAACCCGACCCTCATAGACGAATCGCGCCTCATCAATCTCCTGCCTGATCCGCTCTCCGATCTCATGGGCATGCACTTTGGGGGTATCAGGGAGCAGAAGGAGTATTTCCTCGCCGCCATAACGGACCGCAACATCCTCAATTCTCTTGCGCTTGCGGATGATTTCCGCAACACTTTTTAAGATCAGATCACCGCCCAGGTGTCCGTATGTGTCATTAATCAGCTTGAAATTATCCAGGTCAAAGAACAACAGCGATAAATCACTGTGATGCCTTTCGGCGCGAGAAACTTCGCGGGTAAAAACCTCGTTAAATACCCGACGATTCAATAAGCCGGTCAATTCATCCAGTTTTGAAAACTGGGCGGTTTTTTCATAGAGATGGATTTCTATTACCTTAGGATTCTTCAAGTACTTGTGAACCGTACAGAAATAGTCGCAGATGGCGGTCCTTAAGCTTACCGAGCGGCCCAAATCCGATTTCATCTCAGCATAGTGAAGAATAATTTTCTGCCAGTAATTTTCAGCCTCGGCGTTAGAGAGGTCAATGCTTGCCAGAATATTCAGTATAACTGAATAAACAGATTTTCCATGTTCGGCGACAAGTTGCCGCATCTCAACCAGCAAACCGTCTTCATCATTTGAAAAGTCTTCAAGGGTCGCAAGTATGGTATCTCGTAAGGTCTGATTCATCAAATTGGTTCTGAAAACTCTTTTTACTGAGTAAAGGAGGCTATATCGATTAGAAAAAAAACTAACCAGTAAATTCTCTTGCTTGGGGAACTGCTTGAAAACGCCGCCCGTTTAATCATTTTGCGAGCCAGTTAAGACCCGAAACGATATAGTATTTTTGCTTTATTTTATGCAAAAATCATTCCGCGCCGCATGATATAAATCTTTGAGAAACATATCAAACAGTTAGAGGCAGTCATGAAAATTGACACAGAAAAGATTATGGGAAGCCGTTCGGAACAACGGAAACTATTACATGATTCCGGAAAAACAAAACTACGAAACTCTACAGGTTTATCAGGAATTATACATCACAGAAATTTGAACAGCACCAGCCAGTGCATCCTGTTCAAAAATAAAGACGATAATCAAGGATTACAGAGACTGGGCTCGAGCCGAATTCTGATTTGATTTGCATTCCTTCCGGTTCATGGCCATGGGGCAGACTAATAGCAAGAGAAAGCTCTGATTCATCGGAAAGGGAGAACATCAGGTTCATGGCCAGAAGTCTGGAATGGTCCGTCCAGTTGGAAATAGCCAGAAAGCTGCCGTTAAGCAAAGGGGTGAAATCATATCCCATGCCCAGGGCCGGATAATTCTTCCCAAGATATCTGGTTGTAATATTGCCCGCAATAAGTGCAGTATTCGCCTGGTCGATGTTCCGGTAACCACGGCCATGGACAAGGGGGAAACAAAATGAATACATTTGCGATGTGCGATTTTTCATGATTTGATAATACATCAACGAAAAGTTCATGACAATAAAGTGCAGACATAAAAAAAACCCGGCATGCCGGGTTTTTTTATTAGTATGTTAATTATGCCCAATTCATCTTTTTCGTCGTCGGAAAGCCCCGATTCCGATAAGCCCGGTCCCCAAGAGCAGCATTGTCGCCGGTTCAGGTATTGAAGCCATGCCGTGATTGGTAATCGATGCTTGGACCATCACCGTGTTACCACTGATAATTCCAAAAACATCAAGAAAATCGACACTGATATCATTACCGAAAAGACTGAAATTATGAGGTAATGGCGGCCTGTCCCAGAGTATAGCCCCCGCGGTAAATGACCCGCTAAAGGCGACTGCCGCAGCGGAAGCTTCCGCTGTTGTATCAGCAGTTACGAGCGGCGAATCAAAAGCAAGTGTTGCCTCCACATCTGCAGATACAAATCCTGTTCCACCTAAAGTGATCCAGAAAAAATCAATAACTCTGGATTCTCCGTCATTCAGAGTAAAAATTTCCGCGTCCAAAGTGGATGCGAGAGCTGCGTTAAGTGTCAGTGGGTCTTTTGGATCAGATACGACAAATAGATTACTGAAAGAAAATGATGAATCCGGATCGTCCGCCACATCAAATGTTACTGGTGTTGCCGACGCGAGACTTGAGAATAATAAGGCACAGGTGCCTATTGCAAATATGAGCAGTTTTTTCATGGCTCCCTCCTTTCCTTCAATAAAATTCAACGCTCCACTGCACTGAGACGGAATAAATCTAACAAGCTGATAATATGCAAAAATCGAGCCTTTTTAGGCGAAAAACATTTTGCTTTTTATTACAGGTAGTTATCAGATTATAGGATATAAGCCGAAGAGTTCGGATTCCAGAAAACCGAACAAATTCGTTCGCGATCACGGAAACCTGACAACCAAAAGGCGTCCAACGCAACAAAAAAAGGCCCCCCAAAAATCGGGAGGCCTAGAGTAGCAATATTGCTCGTTATCGAAATAAACCTACTGCTTGGGATGACACCGCTTGCAATGCTGTATAGAGGTAACACTGAAGGCCTTATGACCGTTATGGCAGTTGCCGCAGTATTTGCCCTTTTTCATTTCATCCATGGTGAGATGGCCTTTTTTTACGACATTTTTCCCCACCTTCATAAGGAACACCTTGGGATGGCACTCCACACAGCGCAATTGCTCACGCTCGGTGTGTTTTTTATGGCTGAAAACCGCAGACACCTTGCCATCAGGGGCATCCATGGAAAAATCATCGGGGAAATAGCCGTGCTGGACCATTTGCTCCATGGCCTTGGCTTTATCCTTTTTGGCGTCCTGCTTATTTTTCTCAGCATCGGCCATGGCTTTTTCCGCATCCTCAATGGCACGCTCTGCAGCAAGAACCGCTTTTTCCGCCTCGCTTCTCGCCTTTTCAGCCTCCTTCAATGCCTGAGCCGCATACTCGGCTGAGTCCGACCAGGATATGCGGGGTTGGATCAATACCGCTGTCGAGACAATTGCACAGATTATTGCGGCAGTTGTAATCAATTTCAATATATTATTGCCTGTTAGCATAAATTTTCTCCCTTGGTATATAATACCATCAACTCCCGGTTATTTATGTTCAACCGTCACATTCGTATCTTCTTTCTCCGGCACGATTTTTCCTTGCTCGACAAGTTCATTGTAGCCCTTGACGCCGATATGACAGCGGGCGCATTGGGTGGTCGTTGAAAAAGAAATATCGCCATTATGGCATGTTCCGCAGTATCTTTCGTTACAAAGACTCTGCATATCGAAATCAGCGGTCTCCTGCATGGCCAGCGCTTCCATTTCAAAAGTCTCTTCATGGCACCAGTCGCAATGCAGACCAAGGTCTTCGGTATGGGCTTTATGGCTGAAAATAACCGCCTTGAGCGGTTTGGTATAAATTATATCACCGCCATGCTCAGGAGCTTCTTCTTCATCTTCAGCAAACACTGCTGCAGAATTAAGAAAAAACGCTGCTGCAACTGCCAGCAATAAAAGAAATAAAAGTTTTTTCATTTTCTTCACCTTTTATAAGAATTCCTGTCCCGGATATTTTTAAATGCCCGTTGAAGCGCATGATCCCGGATCTTTTGCCTATTGATTATCAAATGTATTATTATCTTTCTTCCGCCTGCCTTCTGAGTTCCCATGGCGAAGATCTGGTTGCCTTCATGTAAAAGACATTGGGCTTGGTACCAGCCTCCGGCCGCAGCACCCATACCTGTTTTTCTATCTGATGGACCATTTTATAGATAACATTTTCCGGGTCGGAGACATCACCGAACATCCGGGTTCCGGTTGGACAGGCATTAGCACATGCGGTGAGCTTCTTGCCTTTTGAAAGACGTGTATCCCAACAGAAATTGCACTTATCAATGGCGTGTACTTCCTCATTGAAGTATCTGGCCTCGTACGGGCAGGCAAGAATACACATCTTGCAACCGATGCACTTCTTCCTATCCATCATTACAATACCGGTGGTTGGATCCTTGTAAGTAGCTTTGGTCGGACATCCACGGGTGCATGGCGCCTCATTACAGTGATTGCAAAGGATCGGGATAAATTCCCGCTGCCTGCCGATGGCATCCGTAACCCTTTTCCGCAGAATTCTGGTCCGGTATCCATAGTCCGGAACATCATTGGTTTCTTTGCAGGCGGTTACACATTGTTCACAGTCGATGCAAAGACCCTGTCGAATCACCATACTGTAATGCGGCCGGTAAGGGTATTGCTCTAAAAAGTCACTCGAGCTTGCAAACGCTTCATTGACATTGGAGACCAGCGACAGCAGTTTGCCGCCGGCAAAAACGCCGGTGACGGCAAAGCCGATTTTTAAAAATGCCCTCCGTTCCAGACCGGTGACGGAGCGCAGGCCTTCATCCTTAATTGTATCAAGGTTTATTTTCGAAAACTTCATTATATCTATTCCTCCTTAATTGCTCAGTTCAGAAATCATTAATCGTCACGATCTACCTTGCGAACCCGGTGATGACGCTTGAGGGATTCTTCTTCGGATTCACCTTCCTTCTTGTAGTGAATTCCACCACAACCAGGGCAGACATACGCGCCTGGAGGGACGATTTCATGTTTCTGGAACTGATGGCCGTTCAGCATCCTCTCACCTAATAAATAAAAAACACCGGCGAATGAAAGGCCCGCTACCACTACCGAAATTTCATGAAAAGAAGGGGTGTATTCAAGAAGGGAGCTGTACTCATCAACACCAAGTGAATGAAAGACCGGAACGATCTGACCGGCAAGCACCAGGTCATAACGCATGAAAAATATGCCGATCATCATAAATGACGATGCAATAAACATCTTCCTGAGGTCCCTGCCCTCGGACTGAATCAACAGAATAAAAGGAATCACCATGCCCAGCAGTACTTCAGCACCCCAGAAATTAAGGGCATACCTGCCGAGAACAAATGCTTTAATGGCTACATATTTTTCAGGGGCGACAACACCGCTGATAATTTTCCATATGGTAAAAAACATGATAATCGCAATCAGCATCGTAGTGAGCTGACACACCGCCTTGATGCTTCTCTCCATGCGACGGCTCATGATATGCCGGTCGATTCTCCAGGAAATGCAGGTAAACAGAATGATTGCGGCACCGCCTGACATCATTGCCGAAACAATGAAATAAATCGGCATATAAGGACCGTACCAGAACTCACGACCGTGCAGCATGCCGAACACCGCTCCGAGATTGCTATGGGCCGCAACCCCGAAGATGACGCCGAACAAACCGAAAATTCTAGACCAGGCGTGATTCTGATCAAGGAGGAAGAAATATTCAATCCCCAGGGCGATCAGATACAGGGTATAGAGAGTTCCCATCCACCACATATTCGATGTGAGGTTTGGCGAAAACGCATTATAAATCGGCATGCGGAAAGGATTTTCCACATCAAAAAAGATAATAATAAAGCCGCCGAGCATGAAGGTAATGGAAAGAAATACCGCTCTTTTTGCTATGGGCATATAAGGTTCATAGCCAAAGACATGGCCGATGGATGAAACAAGACAGAGTCCGGTGGATGTTACAACGCAGAAAATATAGGCAGAAATCAACAGACCCCAGGGGATCTGGCGGGTGACGCCGTAAACATGGCGATACCCGGTAAAAGTACCATGCAGGCCAACGGCCAGGCCGTAGAAAACCAGGAGTCCCAACAGGCCAAGAATACCCAGTAAAACCTTATTGGATCGAAAAAGGGCCCCCACCCCGGTGTACCCCCATCTCTCCGCTGTATCTTTGTGTATTTGAATCATTCGTGTTCTCTCCTTCTCTAGTTCTTTTCTGTGATCGGCAAAACCAAAGCCTCGCACCCTGCCGGAAAAGAAAATCTCTTTTCTTGTTCCGCCCGGGAAAAAATTTAGTCCCGTCAGAAAATCCGTTCCTTGCGCTCATGCGAGACCGACAAAGATTAAATAAAAGTGACGCTAATGTTACTTGTTAAGATATACCCCTCCTTTCTTTATTTATTCTTAAGACCAAATAATCAACTATTAAATATTTTTTTAAAGATATCCAAAGGAACCGGAATAAGCGTGGACGTCTTATCCGACGTACCTATTTCACGGATGGTCTGCAGATAACGAAGCTGCAGGGCGGCTGGATGCTGGTCAATGAGACTTGCTGCCTCGCAGAGCTTGGCAGCTGCCTGATATTCCCCGTCGGCATTGATGATGGCGGCACGCCGTTCCCTTTCGGCCTCGGCCTGTTTTGCCATGGC contains the following coding sequences:
- the nrfD gene encoding polysulfide reductase NrfD; the encoded protein is MIQIHKDTAERWGYTGVGALFRSNKVLLGILGLLGLLVFYGLAVGLHGTFTGYRHVYGVTRQIPWGLLISAYIFCVVTSTGLCLVSSIGHVFGYEPYMPIAKRAVFLSITFMLGGFIIIFFDVENPFRMPIYNAFSPNLTSNMWWMGTLYTLYLIALGIEYFFLLDQNHAWSRIFGLFGVIFGVAAHSNLGAVFGMLHGREFWYGPYMPIYFIVSAMMSGGAAIILFTCISWRIDRHIMSRRMERSIKAVCQLTTMLIAIIMFFTIWKIISGVVAPEKYVAIKAFVLGRYALNFWGAEVLLGMVIPFILLIQSEGRDLRKMFIASSFMMIGIFFMRYDLVLAGQIVPVFHSLGVDEYSSLLEYTPSFHEISVVVAGLSFAGVFYLLGERMLNGHQFQKHEIVPPGAYVCPGCGGIHYKKEGESEEESLKRHHRVRKVDRDD
- a CDS encoding 4Fe-4S dicluster domain-containing protein, whose amino-acid sequence is MKFSKINLDTIKDEGLRSVTGLERRAFLKIGFAVTGVFAGGKLLSLVSNVNEAFASSSDFLEQYPYRPHYSMVIRQGLCIDCEQCVTACKETNDVPDYGYRTRILRKRVTDAIGRQREFIPILCNHCNEAPCTRGCPTKATYKDPTTGIVMMDRKKCIGCKMCILACPYEARYFNEEVHAIDKCNFCWDTRLSKGKKLTACANACPTGTRMFGDVSDPENVIYKMVHQIEKQVWVLRPEAGTKPNVFYMKATRSSPWELRRQAEER